ACACTCGCACTCGCAAAGGCTGGTGCCTACACATACGACAGCATCACCCAGCTTATCGAATCAGTAAAGTGATATACTAGACATAATGGCTCGCCACAAGAAAATCAGCATTCTTATCCCTGCATACAACGAACAGGAAGTCCTTAGTCACCTCTATGAACGATTAAATAAACTAGCGGGTGAAACATCAGATTACGATTTTGAATTCTTGTTTATCAACGACGGAAGTCGCGACCGAACACTTGAAATTATTAAAGGCTACGCCGAAAAAGATCCTCGTGTTGCCTATGTAAACCTTTCCCGCAATTTCGGTAAAGAGACGGCAATGCTTGCCGGTCTCGATCACGCTACCGGTGACGCTACCGTTATTATCGATGCAGACCTGCAGGACCCGCCAGAACTCATCCCCCAGATGCTTAAATACTGGGAAGAGGGATACGATGACGTATACGCCAGACGAACCAGCCGAAATGGCGAGTCATGGCTTAAAAAAGCAACATCGAGCGCCTTTTACAGAGTCCTGCAACAATCTACGCAAATCCCGATACAGCAAGATACGGGTGACTTTCGTCTACTCGATAAACGCTGCGTTGAAGCGCTAAAACAGATTCGTGAAAGCCAGCGTTACACAAAAGGCATGTTTAGCTGGATTGGCTACAAGAAAAAAGAAATTACCTATGAACGTGACCCTCGTGTGGCGGGTGAAACCAAATGGAACTATTTTAAACTAATCAACCTGGCTATCGACGGCATTACATCGTTTACCACCTCACCACTTCGCATTTCATCAATCCTTGGAATCTTAGTATCAATCAGCGCATTTATCTACATTGTCTACCTAGTTATCCGGACTGCCGCGTTTGGTACTGACCTTGCAGGTTACCCATCAATGATGGCCGTCATCTTGTTCCTGGGTGGCATACAGCTTCTTTCACTTGGTGTTATTGGCGAATACGTGGGCCGTATCTTTAACGAAACAAAAAACCGCCCGCTGTATTTCGTAGAGGAATATCACCCTGGTGATCACAAAAAATAACTCGAAAAAAGTTCGGTTCATGATGGTTGGTGGTATTAACACGCTAATCGATTTTGGGATTTTGTTTACACTAAAGGCACTG
This portion of the Candidatus Saccharimonadales bacterium genome encodes:
- a CDS encoding glycosyltransferase family 2 protein; protein product: MARHKKISILIPAYNEQEVLSHLYERLNKLAGETSDYDFEFLFINDGSRDRTLEIIKGYAEKDPRVAYVNLSRNFGKETAMLAGLDHATGDATVIIDADLQDPPELIPQMLKYWEEGYDDVYARRTSRNGESWLKKATSSAFYRVLQQSTQIPIQQDTGDFRLLDKRCVEALKQIRESQRYTKGMFSWIGYKKKEITYERDPRVAGETKWNYFKLINLAIDGITSFTTSPLRISSILGILVSISAFIYIVYLVIRTAAFGTDLAGYPSMMAVILFLGGIQLLSLGVIGEYVGRIFNETKNRPLYFVEEYHPGDHKK